The Maylandia zebra isolate NMK-2024a linkage group LG7, Mzebra_GT3a, whole genome shotgun sequence genome contains a region encoding:
- the LOC101473619 gene encoding thrombin inhibitor hemalin, translating into MMTGLLVLGIVFSAFQIGYSNIPEFCQLPADAGQGTSFNFAVYYDVSKDQCSPFLYNGEGGNANRFQTERECLRNCSVNAEDVYPMDARKACHFKKVEGTCNGKYLRYYYDSVYDKCKRFLWTGCLGNGNRFFDFISCNSTCAGIHVDGNEAEEDEPDTPIAIICGVLLALIVVAIIGTVVFLTLKSKKKKKGAGKSKEPQADAPLQAERDIEMS; encoded by the exons ATGATGACGGGCCTTCTGGTGTTGGGGATTGTGTTCTCAGCCTTCCAAATCGGCTATTCCAACATTCCAG AATTCTGTCAACTACCTGCTGATGCGGGTCAGGGAACAAGCTTCAACTTTGCTGTGTATTATGATGTCAGCAAAGATCAGTGCAGCCCTTTCCTGTACAACGGTGAAGGAGGAAATGCTAACCGTTTCCAAACTGAAAGAGAGTGCTTGAGAAACTGTTCAGTCAATGCAGAAGATGTCTACCCTATGGATG CTAGGAAAGCTTGCCACTTTAAAAAGGTGGAAGGTACATGCAATGGAAAATATCTGAGGTACTACTATGACTCTGTTTATGACAAATGCAAAAGATTCCTTTGGACCGGATGCCTCGGAAatggaaacagattttttgaCTTTATCAGCTGCAACTCCACCTGTGCTGGCATCCATG TTGATGGTAATGAGGCAGAGGAGGATGAGCCAGACACTCCAATTG CGATCATCTGTGGAGTTTTGCTTGCACTCATCGTTGTTGCTATCATCGGAACGGTGGTTTTCCTAACGCTTAAGTCAAA gaaaaagaagaagggtGCTGGGAAAAGTAAAGAGCCCCAGGCTGATGCGCCTCTTCAGGCAGAGAGAGACATTGAAATGTCATAG